A single Nostoc sp. PCC 7107 DNA region contains:
- a CDS encoding glycosyltransferase family 4 protein translates to MIITIATGPWLPIPTLQGGAHHRLWQGLAEEFVAAGHQVTILCRAYPGQPPTETINGVRYIRRGGFSQSLNIWLDLFKDLVYALQTFPTLPSADILVINDFWLPVFAPLRTQVGKIVISVGRFPKGQYPLYRRADRFIVLSKSIWQGIAQQYPAAVPRMQLIPNPVDTRVFSPPSQPRTESSEKIILYVGRIHPEKGIHLLIEAFSILSQQVSQVKLRIIGPSKGSQGGGGDNYLNQLKLQAQKLNVEFLDPIFSVQKLVEVYRQADVFCYPSLAEKGEAFPIAPLEAMATGLVPIVSNLSCFQDYIKNEETGFYFEHRSSDAASNLATVMSSVILNHQTRHQISIKASQKASEYGYQRIAQLYLDDFEDLISNQALNNETKFNSLMER, encoded by the coding sequence TTGATTATTACCATTGCTACAGGACCCTGGCTACCTATCCCAACCCTACAAGGAGGAGCGCATCACCGTCTTTGGCAAGGTTTGGCCGAAGAATTTGTGGCCGCTGGTCATCAAGTAACTATATTATGTCGTGCGTATCCAGGACAACCACCCACAGAAACCATCAATGGTGTGAGATATATCCGTCGCGGTGGTTTTTCCCAAAGTTTAAATATCTGGCTCGACTTGTTCAAAGATTTGGTTTATGCTCTACAAACATTTCCGACCCTACCATCTGCTGATATTTTAGTCATCAACGATTTTTGGCTACCTGTATTTGCACCACTGCGTACTCAGGTTGGCAAAATTGTCATCAGTGTCGGTCGCTTTCCTAAAGGACAATACCCTCTATATCGTCGTGCCGACCGCTTTATTGTATTGTCAAAGTCTATTTGGCAGGGAATTGCACAACAGTATCCTGCTGCTGTTCCACGTATGCAATTAATTCCTAACCCAGTCGATACTCGCGTTTTTTCTCCACCTTCACAGCCTCGGACAGAGAGTTCAGAAAAGATAATTTTATATGTAGGAAGAATTCATCCAGAGAAAGGAATTCATCTGCTCATAGAAGCATTCTCTATTCTTTCACAGCAAGTCTCTCAGGTCAAATTGAGAATTATTGGGCCGAGTAAAGGAAGTCAAGGTGGTGGGGGTGACAATTATTTAAATCAATTGAAACTGCAAGCACAAAAATTAAATGTAGAGTTTCTCGACCCAATTTTTTCGGTTCAAAAATTGGTAGAAGTATATCGACAAGCTGATGTATTTTGTTACCCTTCCCTGGCGGAAAAAGGTGAAGCTTTTCCCATTGCCCCTTTAGAAGCAATGGCTACTGGGTTGGTACCAATAGTTTCTAATTTAAGCTGTTTTCAAGACTATATTAAAAACGAGGAAACAGGATTTTATTTTGAACATCGGAGTTCTGATGCTGCAAGCAACCTAGCTACAGTCATGTCATCGGTGATTTTGAATCACCAGACAAGACATCAAATCAGTATCAAAGCTAGTCAGAAAGCATCTGAATATGGTTATCAACGTATAGCCCAGTTATATCTGGATGATTTTGAAGATTTAATTAGTAATCAAGCTCTCAATAATGAGACAAAATTCAATTCTTTAATGGAGAGATAA
- a CDS encoding glycosyltransferase family 4 protein, whose protein sequence is MKKLAIVVSHPIQYYSPWFKYLSNTADLAVKVFYLWDFGVTKQVDFGFQQEIKWDIPLLNGYDYEFVPNISSQPGTHNFWGLQNPSLISRIQNFHPEAVLLMIYNYASIYRLLWDWNQRQTPLLFRGDSHRLLASKGVKALVKREFITQIYRRFAACLYVGKANYDYFRYHQVAEKQLFFSPHTVDNERFVAQTDTVNHQVQTWKQELSIPPDHAVILFAGKLEDKKRPLDLLKAFLSVNIPQTSLLFVGAGPLEAELKNTAAGHPNIYFAPFQNQTLMPRTYAAADLFVLPSYGAGETWGLAINEAMCLGRPVIVSDHVGCSQDLVHNEHNGLIFRAGDISALAHSLQAALSDRERLQKWGENSRKIVGNYTYAQATQGLIQALEYVKL, encoded by the coding sequence ATGAAAAAACTGGCGATTGTTGTTTCTCACCCAATTCAATATTATTCTCCTTGGTTTAAATATCTCAGCAACACAGCAGATTTAGCTGTAAAAGTTTTTTATTTGTGGGATTTTGGTGTTACCAAGCAAGTCGATTTTGGTTTTCAGCAAGAAATTAAATGGGATATCCCTTTACTAAATGGATATGACTATGAATTTGTACCAAATATCAGTTCTCAGCCTGGTACGCATAATTTTTGGGGTTTACAAAATCCCTCTTTAATTTCACGAATTCAAAACTTCCATCCCGAAGCTGTACTGCTAATGATTTATAACTATGCTAGTATCTATCGTCTATTGTGGGATTGGAATCAGCGTCAAACTCCATTGTTATTTCGAGGTGATTCCCATCGATTACTGGCATCTAAGGGCGTAAAAGCTTTAGTTAAGCGAGAATTTATTACACAAATTTATCGTCGATTTGCGGCTTGTCTATATGTCGGTAAAGCTAACTATGACTACTTCCGCTATCATCAAGTCGCTGAAAAGCAGTTGTTTTTTTCTCCCCATACAGTAGATAATGAGCGATTTGTGGCTCAAACTGATACAGTTAATCACCAAGTACAAACCTGGAAACAAGAATTAAGTATCCCCCCAGACCATGCAGTAATTCTCTTTGCAGGTAAACTGGAAGATAAAAAACGTCCTTTGGATTTGCTCAAAGCTTTCTTATCAGTAAATATTCCTCAGACATCTTTGTTATTTGTCGGTGCTGGCCCTTTAGAAGCAGAACTAAAAAATACAGCAGCAGGACACCCAAATATTTATTTTGCTCCTTTTCAAAATCAAACATTAATGCCTCGTACTTATGCGGCGGCTGATTTATTTGTTTTACCAAGTTACGGTGCTGGAGAAACTTGGGGACTGGCTATTAATGAAGCAATGTGTTTAGGTCGTCCTGTAATTGTCAGTGATCATGTTGGTTGTTCTCAAGACTTAGTTCATAATGAACATAATGGTTTAATTTTTCGGGCTGGTGATATATCTGCATTAGCTCATAGCCTGCAAGCAGCGTTATCAGATCGGGAACGTTTACAAAAGTGGGGAGAAAATAGCCGAAAAATTGTAGGAAATTACACTTACGCTCAGGCAACTCAAGGATTGATACAAGCACTCGAATATGTCAAACTCTGA
- a CDS encoding glycosyltransferase has protein sequence MNIHLWLPQLFSFNGGIQIYSAFLFQALQNLFPDSRYEVFLKHDVETSSSITYLPQTQFHFAGGLPTKFRTPLFAAQLVGNGLIKKPDLVLATHLNFAVASLILKRLVGIPYWVVAHGIEAWNIQNRAVKTALMEADLILAVSSYTRDRLLKEQNLDPQKVIILPNTFDTHRFQPAPKSDYLLAKHNLQPTQPVILTVARLSAGEQYKGHDQVLQALPQIRQSIPDVHYVIVGQGSDRPRIEQLIAQLKLQDCVTLAGFVPDQQLCDYYNLCDVFAMPSKGEGFGIVYLEALACGKAVLGGNQDGAIDALCHGKLGALVNPDDVEAIAQTLTEILMKKYSNTLIYQPDSLRSLVIDTFGFEKFQLTLHQFFQKSPLLSNIANF, from the coding sequence ATGAATATACATCTTTGGTTGCCTCAGTTGTTTAGTTTTAATGGTGGTATCCAAATATACTCTGCTTTTTTATTTCAAGCTTTACAAAACCTTTTTCCTGACAGTCGCTACGAAGTTTTTCTTAAACATGATGTTGAGACTTCATCTAGTATTACCTATTTACCTCAAACTCAATTTCATTTTGCTGGTGGTTTACCAACGAAATTCCGTACACCATTATTTGCAGCCCAACTGGTTGGCAATGGTTTGATTAAAAAACCGGATTTAGTTTTGGCGACTCACTTAAATTTTGCTGTGGCTTCCTTGATACTTAAGCGGTTAGTTGGTATTCCTTACTGGGTAGTTGCTCATGGTATAGAAGCGTGGAATATTCAAAACAGGGCTGTGAAGACAGCTTTAATGGAGGCTGATTTAATTTTAGCTGTCAGCAGTTACACACGCGATCGCCTGCTGAAAGAACAAAACCTCGATCCCCAAAAAGTTATTATTCTACCCAACACTTTTGATACTCATCGTTTTCAACCTGCGCCTAAATCCGACTATTTATTAGCAAAACATAATCTGCAACCAACACAGCCAGTTATATTAACTGTAGCCAGATTATCAGCTGGTGAACAATACAAAGGTCACGACCAAGTTTTACAAGCACTTCCTCAAATTCGTCAGTCAATTCCTGATGTTCATTATGTGATTGTTGGTCAAGGAAGTGATAGACCCAGAATTGAGCAACTCATAGCCCAGCTAAAATTACAAGATTGTGTCACTTTAGCTGGATTTGTGCCTGATCAGCAGCTATGTGATTACTATAACCTCTGCGATGTTTTCGCTATGCCAAGCAAGGGTGAAGGCTTTGGAATTGTGTATTTAGAAGCATTAGCTTGTGGTAAGGCTGTTTTAGGAGGTAATCAAGACGGTGCTATAGATGCTCTGTGTCATGGTAAATTAGGGGCGCTGGTCAATCCAGATGATGTAGAGGCGATCGCACAAACGCTTACAGAAATCCTGATGAAAAAATATTCAAATACTTTGATTTATCAACCAGACTCTCTCAGAAGTTTAGTCATTGATACCTTTGGATTTGAAAAGTTTCAATTGACTCTCCATCAATTTTTTCAAAAATCACCTCTACTGTCAAACATTGCTAATTTTTAA
- a CDS encoding glycosyltransferase, with protein MRILLTADPELPVPPKLYGGIERIVDLLVTGLESRGHTVGLVAHSESTSKASQFFPWWGKQSQNKLDALKNTKVLWSAVQQFQPDILHSFSRIFYLLPLLNSNLPKIMSYQRNPSLRTTNWGAKLAKGSLTFTGCSDYICGIGQKAGGVWYTVHNCVELEKYTFQSTVKPDAPLVFLSRIESIKGAHQAITAARQARKPLIIAGNQVSSQEGKNYWEQEIAPYIGKDGIEYIGPVNDEQKNELLGQAAAMIVPIQWDEPFGIVFAEALACGTPVISCPRGALPEIVRQGIDGYLVNNLEETVAAIANISKINREHCRQRVEQCFAANVIVGKYEHLYHSLISSHHLDLEPIRSIVS; from the coding sequence ATGCGTATTTTATTAACTGCTGATCCAGAACTACCAGTACCACCGAAACTTTATGGTGGCATTGAACGTATTGTTGATTTGCTAGTTACTGGACTGGAAAGTCGAGGTCACACTGTCGGACTAGTTGCTCATTCCGAGTCTACTTCTAAAGCTAGTCAATTTTTTCCTTGGTGGGGAAAACAATCTCAAAACAAATTAGATGCTTTAAAAAATACAAAAGTACTGTGGTCTGCTGTACAGCAATTTCAACCAGATATTTTGCATAGTTTTTCTCGCATCTTTTATCTGTTACCTCTGCTGAACTCTAACTTACCCAAAATAATGTCTTATCAACGTAACCCCAGCCTACGCACTACAAATTGGGGAGCGAAACTAGCTAAAGGTTCTCTTACTTTTACTGGTTGTAGTGATTATATTTGTGGTATTGGGCAGAAAGCTGGCGGAGTTTGGTACACAGTTCACAACTGCGTAGAACTAGAGAAATATACTTTCCAATCTACTGTCAAACCAGATGCTCCCTTAGTTTTTCTCAGTCGCATTGAAAGTATCAAAGGAGCGCATCAAGCGATCACCGCAGCTCGTCAAGCCAGAAAGCCTCTAATTATAGCTGGTAATCAAGTCAGTTCCCAAGAAGGTAAAAATTACTGGGAACAGGAAATAGCTCCCTACATAGGAAAAGATGGAATTGAATATATTGGCCCAGTCAACGATGAACAGAAAAATGAATTACTTGGTCAAGCCGCAGCTATGATTGTTCCTATTCAATGGGATGAACCCTTTGGCATTGTCTTTGCAGAAGCCTTAGCCTGTGGTACACCAGTTATTTCCTGTCCTCGCGGAGCTTTACCAGAAATTGTACGTCAGGGTATAGATGGTTATCTAGTGAATAATCTGGAGGAAACTGTTGCTGCGATCGCCAACATATCTAAAATTAATCGTGAGCATTGCCGTCAGCGTGTTGAACAGTGCTTTGCCGCTAATGTAATTGTTGGTAAGTATGAACATCTTTACCATAGCCTCATATCTTCCCATCATCTAGATTTAGAGCCAATTAGGTCAATAGTTTCCTAA
- a CDS encoding glycosyltransferase: MSLPYLAEFGWQSHILTVQPDAVEGVKDPLLEKTIPAHIPVTHTGALSIQQTRKFGLGSLGLRSFPQLLQVGSRLLQQQKFDLVYFSTTIFTSMVLGAIWYRRFGIPYVLDFQDPWLSDYYQKSNTARPPGGRFKYEFSQLQAKLLEPIALKSVSHVISVSPAYPQILQQRYPHLRPEQFTVLPFGAPESDFASLPGLEVQQKIFNPHDGKRHWVYVGRGGDDMALALQALFLSIQCDRRQNPQVWQSIRLHFVGTSYAPKELAIKTVEPVAQEFGVADLVTEHPERIPYFEALKILTDSDAILLIGSNDSTYTASKLYPCVLARKPILAVFHRQSSVVDILQKCQAGEYVTFNSDSQPEDLLVEMTTAVQKLLSLPNRYIPKTNWSAFKPYTAKEMTKKQCQIFDQCLAS; encoded by the coding sequence ATGTCTTTGCCTTATTTGGCAGAATTTGGTTGGCAATCTCACATTCTCACAGTGCAACCAGATGCTGTTGAAGGGGTTAAAGATCCATTGTTGGAAAAAACAATTCCCGCACACATCCCAGTCACACATACAGGAGCATTATCCATCCAACAAACTCGAAAATTTGGCTTAGGTAGTCTAGGTTTGCGGAGTTTTCCTCAGCTACTTCAGGTAGGAAGTCGCCTTCTACAGCAGCAGAAGTTTGATTTGGTATATTTTTCTACCACTATATTTACATCAATGGTGCTGGGAGCAATTTGGTATCGGCGTTTTGGTATTCCTTACGTCCTAGACTTCCAAGATCCCTGGCTAAGTGATTACTATCAAAAGTCCAATACTGCAAGACCGCCAGGCGGTCGTTTTAAGTATGAGTTTTCGCAACTGCAAGCGAAATTACTGGAACCTATTGCTTTAAAATCCGTCAGTCACGTGATTAGTGTCTCACCTGCTTATCCGCAAATCCTCCAACAGCGATATCCTCACTTGCGCCCAGAACAATTTACAGTTCTACCCTTTGGTGCGCCAGAGTCAGATTTTGCATCGCTTCCTGGACTTGAGGTACAGCAGAAAATATTTAATCCTCATGATGGCAAACGCCACTGGGTTTACGTAGGTCGAGGGGGTGATGATATGGCATTGGCATTGCAAGCCTTATTTTTGAGTATACAGTGCGATCGCCGTCAAAATCCTCAAGTATGGCAGTCTATTAGGCTACACTTTGTTGGTACAAGCTATGCACCTAAAGAACTAGCCATTAAAACGGTAGAACCCGTTGCCCAAGAATTTGGAGTTGCCGACTTAGTAACTGAACACCCTGAACGTATTCCTTACTTTGAAGCTCTAAAAATCCTCACAGATAGTGATGCTATTTTATTAATTGGTTCCAATGACTCTACTTATACTGCATCTAAACTTTACCCTTGTGTTCTAGCCCGCAAACCCATACTGGCAGTTTTCCATCGTCAGAGTTCTGTGGTAGATATTCTCCAAAAATGTCAAGCTGGCGAGTATGTAACTTTTAACTCTGACAGCCAACCGGAAGATTTATTAGTCGAGATGACTACTGCGGTTCAGAAATTGCTGTCCTTACCGAACAGATATATACCAAAAACTAACTGGTCAGCCTTTAAACCTTATACAGCAAAAGAAATGACCAAGAAGCAATGCCAGATTTTTGATCAGTGTCTTGCCAGTTAA
- a CDS encoding glycosyltransferase, with the protein MKTVAKSLNVCHVVANINENSGGPAYSVTNLAQALSEQGVYPHLFTLDYQGHGKQVATKNVNLHTYTATKLAKYLRGFQPSAGYALQNLAATELDLIHNHGLWMFPNIYARQAATKNNLPLITSPRGMLEAWSLRNSWFKKLPAWFLYERENLQKAIAFHATSQEEANSLRQLNFRQPIAVIPNGVSLPNLDAQPSREVLIRLFPQLANKKWLLFLSRIHPKKGLDNLLFVWKTLVKQFPDWHLLIAGSDLIGYQSKLEEITATLQLQSQVTFTGMLSGEQKASALSNADLFILPTHSENFGIAIAESLAYGVPVITTKGAPWEDLETYNCGWWVEISQPALTNALVEAMEMSESERQAMGVQGKNFVKAKYSWDAIAQDMASVYQWILAGGEPPSCVQFYSA; encoded by the coding sequence ATGAAAACAGTTGCAAAATCATTAAATGTATGTCATGTAGTTGCTAATATTAATGAAAATAGTGGTGGGCCAGCTTATTCGGTAACTAACCTAGCACAAGCTTTATCCGAGCAAGGAGTTTACCCGCATTTATTTACCCTGGACTATCAAGGGCATGGTAAACAAGTCGCTACAAAAAATGTCAATCTCCACACTTACACTGCAACAAAATTAGCAAAATATCTGCGAGGATTTCAGCCAAGTGCTGGTTATGCTTTACAAAATTTGGCAGCAACAGAGTTAGATTTAATTCATAATCATGGTCTGTGGATGTTTCCTAATATTTACGCCAGACAAGCAGCTACAAAGAATAATCTACCATTAATTACTTCTCCAAGAGGTATGCTAGAAGCATGGTCTTTACGGAATAGTTGGTTTAAAAAACTACCTGCATGGTTTTTGTATGAACGAGAGAATCTCCAGAAAGCGATCGCCTTCCATGCAACTTCCCAAGAAGAAGCCAACTCCCTTCGTCAACTTAATTTCCGTCAACCTATCGCTGTAATTCCCAATGGAGTCAGTCTTCCCAACCTAGATGCTCAACCTAGTCGAGAAGTTTTAATTAGGCTATTTCCCCAACTAGCTAACAAAAAATGGTTACTGTTTCTCTCAAGAATTCATCCCAAAAAAGGTCTAGATAACTTACTATTTGTTTGGAAAACACTGGTAAAACAATTTCCCGATTGGCATTTGCTCATTGCTGGTTCTGACTTAATCGGCTATCAATCCAAACTAGAAGAGATCACAGCTACATTACAATTGCAGTCACAGGTGACATTTACAGGAATGCTATCAGGTGAACAGAAAGCCTCTGCACTCAGTAACGCTGATTTATTTATTCTGCCAACTCATTCCGAAAATTTTGGAATTGCAATTGCTGAGTCTTTAGCTTATGGTGTACCGGTGATTACTACAAAAGGCGCACCTTGGGAAGATTTAGAAACATATAACTGTGGTTGGTGGGTTGAGATTAGCCAGCCTGCTCTGACAAATGCTTTGGTAGAAGCAATGGAGATGTCAGAAAGTGAACGACAAGCAATGGGTGTTCAAGGCAAAAATTTCGTGAAAGCAAAATATTCTTGGGATGCGATCGCCCAGGATATGGCCAGTGTTTACCAGTGGATTTTGGCTGGTGGTGAACCCCCTAGTTGTGTTCAATTTTATTCCGCTTAA
- the asnB gene encoding asparagine synthase (glutamine-hydrolyzing): MCGIAGILTVNQYQEQLESTIQRMQLALQHRGPDDAGIFIAPERQAALAHTRLSILDLSSAGHQPMSTSDQRYWITFNGEIYNFKQLRQELITQGEKFNSQTDTEVILKLYQKFGNTCVQHLRGMFAFAIWDDFEKTCFLARDPLGIKPLYYWQSGSTLIFASELRTILSSGLPAINLSMEGLYGYLISGSVPEPNTLIAGVHCLNAGHYLHWESGQLTQKQYWQFDFTPEKITLEQAREKVRTALIDSIQHHFVSDVPVGVFLSGGIDSTTVVALARQTQAGVLKTYSIGFEESEWNEGEIASKIAHTFDTEHTVFTITSSLGKSLFPKFLDTIDQPSVDGFNTFCVSKLAREDGTKVVLSGLGGDELFGGYGSFQKIPKMVHWGRKIKALYPLNIGIGKGLEFWGQSPQIRRIGDFLQDVPSTTSAYRSFRGIFSHLEACKIAHQYLPEQDLPLRHSQYQDISLPSLEDEVSLLEISRYMRNQLLRDSDVMSMSWGLELRVPLVDRLLLETIASIPSNLRLMPQKRLLIEAVPELPTWVTNKQKRGFSFPFPKWIDDEWHECFTGMNSAKDVHLGVWYRRWSLALLKYWWETISH; encoded by the coding sequence ATGTGTGGCATTGCTGGCATTCTTACAGTTAATCAATATCAAGAACAATTAGAATCGACGATTCAGCGAATGCAACTTGCTTTGCAACATCGGGGGCCAGATGATGCAGGCATTTTTATTGCTCCAGAAAGACAAGCTGCACTAGCTCATACCCGTCTATCAATTCTTGACCTTAGTAGTGCTGGACATCAGCCGATGTCTACTTCTGATCAAAGATATTGGATTACTTTCAACGGTGAGATTTATAACTTTAAACAACTGCGACAGGAGCTAATTACCCAAGGCGAAAAGTTTAATTCCCAAACAGATACAGAAGTTATTTTAAAACTCTACCAAAAATTTGGTAATACTTGTGTTCAGCATCTCCGAGGGATGTTTGCCTTTGCTATTTGGGATGATTTTGAAAAAACTTGTTTTTTAGCTCGTGATCCTCTAGGAATTAAACCCCTTTATTATTGGCAATCTGGTTCTACATTAATATTTGCTTCTGAACTCAGAACAATTCTCTCCTCTGGCTTACCTGCAATTAATTTAAGTATGGAGGGTTTATATGGTTATCTGATTAGCGGTTCAGTTCCAGAGCCAAATACGCTAATTGCAGGAGTTCACTGCTTAAATGCAGGTCACTATCTGCATTGGGAGTCTGGTCAATTGACGCAAAAACAATATTGGCAATTTGACTTTACTCCCGAAAAAATCACCTTAGAACAAGCCCGTGAAAAAGTCAGAACTGCACTAATTGACTCTATTCAACATCACTTTGTCAGTGATGTACCAGTAGGAGTATTTTTGAGTGGTGGAATAGATTCTACAACAGTGGTCGCCTTAGCACGTCAAACCCAAGCTGGTGTACTCAAAACTTACTCCATTGGCTTTGAAGAATCAGAATGGAACGAAGGAGAAATCGCCTCAAAAATTGCTCATACATTTGATACTGAGCATACAGTATTTACCATTACATCTTCTTTGGGTAAATCCTTATTTCCTAAGTTCTTAGACACAATTGATCAACCAAGTGTAGATGGTTTTAATACATTTTGTGTATCTAAATTAGCCCGTGAAGATGGTACAAAAGTTGTCCTTTCTGGTTTAGGAGGAGACGAATTATTTGGGGGTTATGGTTCTTTCCAAAAAATTCCCAAAATGGTTCACTGGGGAAGAAAAATTAAAGCACTTTATCCTTTGAATATTGGCATTGGTAAAGGCTTAGAATTTTGGGGTCAATCACCGCAAATTAGACGAATAGGAGACTTCTTACAAGATGTTCCTAGCACAACATCTGCTTACCGTAGTTTTCGGGGTATATTCTCTCATTTGGAGGCTTGTAAAATAGCACATCAATACCTTCCAGAACAAGATTTACCTCTACGTCACAGTCAATATCAAGATATATCTCTACCTTCCCTTGAGGATGAAGTAAGCTTACTAGAAATTAGTCGCTATATGCGTAATCAGCTATTAAGAGATAGTGATGTGATGAGTATGTCATGGGGTTTAGAACTACGAGTACCACTTGTAGATAGATTGTTGCTAGAAACAATTGCTTCTATACCTAGTAACTTGCGTTTAATGCCACAAAAAAGATTATTAATTGAAGCTGTTCCAGAATTACCAACTTGGGTAACTAATAAACAAAAAAGAGGTTTTTCTTTTCCTTTTCCTAAGTGGATTGATGATGAATGGCATGAATGTTTTACAGGGATGAATTCAGCTAAAGATGTCCATCTAGGAGTTTGGTATCGTCGCTGGAGTCTGGCACTATTAAAATATTGGTGGGAAACAATTTCTCACTAA
- the wzy gene encoding O-antigen polysaccharide polymerase Wzy: MNEPSLSNYNSLALLPAVERYQRRQLLKVFWMMAIGLLLFELQAETDSILSKFASMIITLAALWPSYIWCSGRAFGMPIFPLFALTYTWTYGLPLVANHPLVIIYSPENHLFAGITTAGFLIISTSVWLKSVKSPPSLPKHYRALNGKKGNLFFLSIMTLAVLFNLSKNGGWLILDGGIFAAVRGAVLGLTVLASFVLTYQLGNRTLPKIQSQLFFILLIAYMVTDAISLVVVGAASTFMVSTAAFIIGRKKVPIIAILVVTISLSVLHQGKDEMRHKYWFQTDTPTLVQPWQYFDWYSEWIGYSLEKMRAKDDIHKSSESEEKSSFVERSSVIQMLLLTQTKSPEPIPYLYGESYAIIPQLLIPRFLNANKIRSHEGTFILSIHYGLQRREDTLGTTIGWGLLAEAYANFGLLGCVGLGVVLGNWYGKITRWSMNAPILSAQSLFSVLLLAFSFQTEFSAGVYVSALFQSGMVLVGIVVVLMQNQKIPRFPAHH, from the coding sequence ATGAATGAGCCATCCCTTAGCAATTATAATTCTTTAGCTTTACTACCAGCTGTTGAAAGATATCAACGGCGACAGTTGCTCAAAGTATTTTGGATGATGGCTATAGGATTATTGCTATTTGAATTACAGGCAGAAACTGATTCTATACTGTCAAAGTTTGCATCTATGATCATTACTTTAGCAGCACTATGGCCAAGTTATATTTGGTGTTCTGGTCGTGCATTTGGAATGCCAATTTTTCCTTTATTTGCTCTTACATATACTTGGACTTATGGTTTACCTCTAGTAGCGAATCATCCTTTAGTTATAATTTATTCTCCTGAAAATCATCTATTTGCTGGTATAACAACTGCTGGATTTTTAATTATAAGTACTTCAGTTTGGTTGAAATCGGTAAAATCTCCTCCATCTTTGCCTAAACATTATCGGGCTTTAAATGGTAAAAAAGGAAATTTATTTTTTTTATCAATCATGACACTAGCCGTTTTATTCAATTTGTCTAAAAACGGAGGGTGGCTGATATTAGATGGAGGTATCTTTGCCGCTGTTCGTGGTGCTGTTTTAGGGCTAACTGTCCTCGCAAGTTTTGTACTTACCTATCAGTTAGGTAATCGTACTTTACCAAAAATTCAATCACAATTATTTTTTATTTTGCTAATTGCTTACATGGTAACAGATGCAATTAGCTTAGTAGTGGTAGGTGCAGCATCTACATTCATGGTATCGACAGCAGCATTTATTATTGGGCGAAAGAAAGTTCCAATTATAGCTATTTTAGTAGTTACTATTTCTTTATCTGTTCTGCACCAAGGCAAAGATGAAATGCGTCACAAATATTGGTTTCAAACAGATACACCCACTCTTGTCCAACCTTGGCAATATTTCGATTGGTACAGTGAATGGATTGGTTACAGTCTAGAGAAAATGAGAGCAAAAGATGATATTCATAAATCATCAGAATCGGAAGAAAAATCATCTTTTGTAGAACGTTCTAGTGTAATTCAGATGCTGCTTTTAACCCAGACTAAAAGCCCAGAACCTATTCCTTATTTGTATGGAGAAAGTTATGCAATCATACCACAACTATTAATTCCTCGTTTTCTGAATGCTAATAAAATTCGCAGTCATGAAGGCACTTTCATTTTGAGCATTCATTATGGGTTACAAAGGCGTGAAGATACATTAGGCACAACTATTGGTTGGGGTTTACTGGCTGAGGCTTATGCAAATTTTGGACTTTTAGGGTGTGTAGGGCTGGGAGTAGTTTTGGGAAATTGGTACGGAAAAATTACTCGTTGGTCTATGAATGCACCAATTCTTTCAGCACAGTCACTATTTTCTGTTCTATTGCTGGCATTTTCGTTTCAAACAGAGTTTAGTGCTGGAGTCTACGTTTCTGCTTTATTCCAATCGGGTATGGTACTGGTGGGGATTGTGGTAGTCTTGATGCAGAATCAAAAGATACCGAGATTTCCCGCTCATCACTAA